Below is a window of Candidatus Binataceae bacterium DNA.
CAGCCTTAATTACATCGAGTCTAGACACCCCTGAGTCATCCTGGCTCCGAGCCATGATCGCGCTGCGATTTCAACCAAGGATTAGCGGGTTTCGTATGTCGCGAAGTCGTTGATCCGGCGCGACTCAGTACTCAGGCAAAGCGGTAATTGGCACAATCAGTAGATAGTAAAGCTAAATTGACTAAATAAGACAGTATGGCATTCCGATTGCGAAGCATTCCCCCGAATAAGCCGAAACATCTCAAAGGGGGAGATTAATAGATGCGGCGCGAATATCTCATCGGAGTGTTTTTTTTGTGGTCTATCGCGAACCTTGGACGGGTCGGCGCAAGCTGGGCCTTTGAACCCGACGAGCCGCTATACAAACCGCTTTCAATAGTTGCCGTGACGCCCGCTGCGGCTAATGGGATTTATGTGTTGGACGGCATTCACAACGGCAAGATCGACAGCGCTGTGATGGACTCGGCGGATATCGATGGCGTACTCGCCGGGTTCTCGTGGACGGTGCTGGAGCCGACCGAAGGGAAGTTCAACTGGAAGCTGCTGGACTCAATTTTGCGCCAAGCCGCGGCAGGCGGTAAAAAAGTCTCGCTGGTGCTGGGCGCCGGATGGCTAACGCCGACGTGGGTCTATGCCGACGGCGCGCAGAAATTCAACTTCATTTGGGATCAGGCGAGCTGGGGTCCAAAGCTCTGCTCTGTCGCGACGATTCCGGTGCCGTGGGATCCGGTCTATCTGACGAAATGGGCAGCTTTGGTGGCGGCGGCGGGAGCCCGCTACGGGAATAATCCGACGATCGCCTCGATTAAGATCACGGGAATCAACTCGAAGACCCAGGAACTTTTCCTGCCAACCGCAGTCAAGCAACCGATCAACGGCGGGAAAACCTCGTGCGTCAGCGACGACGACGTCGCGGACTGGCAAACCGCGGGTTACACGCCGGCGAAAGTGGAGTCTGCATTCGCGAGCGTGATGGAAATGTTCGTTCGGGCTTTCCCCGAGAACAAGCTCGAAGCGATGCTGACACGGTCGGGCTTTCCGCCGATCGACGATAATGGGAATCGCTATACGCCGAGCTATGGGCGCGATTCTGAAGTAACTGACGATTTCGCTTCGAGTGGGCTCGCGGATTATCCGGCACAATTCACACTGCAGAATAACGGCTGGACTGCGACTACCATCTGGGCGACGGAAACCAGTTATGCCAGCCGCATCACAACTGGTTATCAGGAGGGAACGGTCCAAGGATCGCAAACCCCGGCTGCCATAACTTTGGCGCTCAGCGCGGGCCCGGCGTATCTGGAATTTTACGAGAATGACGCACTCAACCCGGCGGTACAGAGCGCGTTAGTGTCAGCGCATCACGTACTGCAATAAGACTTCGCGGCATAGCCTTTGCTCACTTTAAGTTACGTCGTTTAGGAAGCACTCGGGATCGACGATTTTCGGACGGAGGGCTAACGTTATGATTCTGGCTTTTGGCGCTGGTTTGGTAATTGGGACAGTCGGCGGGATGGTGAGTTGGCTGGCCGCGGCGGCTTACTTCGAGGCGAGGCGCACGCCCGTGACGATGGCCGAGGCGGGTGCGGAGTTTTCGGTCTTCACGGTCGAGAACAGCTTTGCTTTCTCGCCGGAACAGAGCGCGCCGAGCGGACGGCTCTATCGGCGTCCGAAGACTCGCGAATACACGATCGCGCCGGTCGGAGCGGTGGCGAAATCGCGCAGCTCATCGCTTTAGAGCGCCTGCTGCGAAGCGCGGGAAGCCCGTCCCGTATTGCGACGGGCGGGTCGTGAACGGGGCAACAGAACGCGATCCGCCTAGCGTTCGACCTCGAAGCGTATGTCCCAGTGGGGGCGGTCGCCTTTGAGTTCGATCCCCGTAGCCAGCATCACGCCGCATGCTGGGCAGGCGTAGCCGCGAAAGACCACGTCCTCGTCGACAAAAGTACGCGGGTCGATCGCGTAGGGATTCACGGACGCGACCGTATCCTCCCAGGCCGCGCAGAATTCTTTGTAATTTTCGTCCGCTGCACAGAGCGGTTCGCCGCAGCGCTTACATCCCAGGACGCTCTCGCCGCCGACCCGCGCCAGCACGAGGCTTTCGGCCACTGACCGCGCGGCGCCAACGTTGACTTTCGCGCGGCGTTTCCGCTCCGGCAGATTGATCAGACGCGCGCGCCGCAACTCGATCCAATGCGCCGTGGGGGCTGCTGCGTCGATAGCGCCGTCTTGGTCAAAGACCACGCCGTGAATTTTTGCGACCCAGGCTGCGGTCGCCGAGCCTTCCTGCAGGTCTTTGGCGATCAATTCTGCATCGCGCTAATCGCATCGCGGCACTCACAAAGGCGGAATTTGCAGCTGGAAGCTGGCGCTGGGATAGGCAAATCCATTCGTGTAGCTCGTTGAATAGGGTCCAAAATTGCCGCCAGAGCTTCCTGTGAAGACGTCAGCGTCTAAAAATGCCTGCACGGTCGCAAGAGGGCTTTCAACGGTAAGGGCGGGTGATCCCGATGGGCTCGAAAACGTTAGTTTTCCCCCGCCATCTTCTCGGCCTTCGAGACCGGAGCCTTCAAAAATGGTGAGTAGTGTTGCTCCGCCGACAGTAGATACTGGTCCGGCGCTAACTATTGTAGTTGGATTGTTGTTATTAAAGCCGTCCAATGTGTACGAGCTGAAATCCTGACTCGCACCCCGATAAGCTATCAGATGCGCAGCAAGCTCTCCTATTAAATTACAGGACCGTTAAAAGGAGGGACAGAAAAAGAGTAGCTCGCAGGATCGCCGACGCTATATACATGCACGGCCATCCACTTGGGTAGATCAAAAGGTGTTCCTGGGCACGAGATATTGTCGACTCCCACGAGGCTTTGCGCGTCACGTAGGTTCGCGAAGGGCAGAAAACTCCACCCGGGCGGTGCCGTCGGGAGGCTTGATCCGCCGACGCCGGATAACACCACGGCGAGCACATCACCTGCTTGCACAGCGCTCGGCGGACTTATGCTGACCGCGCACGCTGCTGGCGAACACTCTCCTTCGCTACTGCCAGAACCAATGAAAACCGGTACGGCTAGCTTATATGCTCCCGCGCCATGAGTGGCGACGAATATCTGACCTGCAGAATTCTGCTCGATGTCCAAGACGGGAACATTGGGTACAGCACCATTGCCACTGCCGTTGTATGATACCAGTTCGCGCCGCCGTCGCCGCTCTTAAACAGTCCACCGGCCGTGCCCGCTAGCAGGCTGTTGCCGGTTGGGTCGGTGTTATCAACGAGTACTTTATAGGCGGGCCCCTAATCTCTGACAAGTTGCCACCATTCACAAAACCATCGGCCGCCAGCCAATGGGTAGACGAACCGTTAGCGGTTGCCTTATACAAAGGATCACAGGGCGGCGTAGATCCGATAGCCGGCAAGCACCCCTCGGTCGTAAGATATACCTTATTTGCGGTGGTGGGATCGACTGTGATGCTGCTCGCCTGATATAAGCCGCTAATTTCGTTGGTGATTAAATTGCCGGTGATGCCTGCCCACGTGGCGCCCGTGCTTTTGTCAGCTCCAGTCGTGCGCCAGACATAATAGCCACC
It encodes the following:
- a CDS encoding beta-galactosidase, encoding MRREYLIGVFFLWSIANLGRVGASWAFEPDEPLYKPLSIVAVTPAAANGIYVLDGIHNGKIDSAVMDSADIDGVLAGFSWTVLEPTEGKFNWKLLDSILRQAAAGGKKVSLVLGAGWLTPTWVYADGAQKFNFIWDQASWGPKLCSVATIPVPWDPVYLTKWAALVAAAGARYGNNPTIASIKITGINSKTQELFLPTAVKQPINGGKTSCVSDDDVADWQTAGYTPAKVESAFASVMEMFVRAFPENKLEAMLTRSGFPPIDDNGNRYTPSYGRDSEVTDDFASSGLADYPAQFTLQNNGWTATTIWATETSYASRITTGYQEGTVQGSQTPAAITLALSAGPAYLEFYENDALNPAVQSALVSAHHVLQ
- a CDS encoding acetone carboxylase subunit gamma; amino-acid sequence: MIAKDLQEGSATAAWVAKIHGVVFDQDGAIDAAAPTAHWIELRRARLINLPERKRRAKVNVGAARSVAESLVLARVGGESVLGCKRCGEPLCAADENYKEFCAAWEDTVASVNPYAIDPRTFVDEDVVFRGYACPACGVMLATGIELKGDRPHWDIRFEVER